The following nucleotide sequence is from Triticum dicoccoides isolate Atlit2015 ecotype Zavitan chromosome 7B, WEW_v2.0, whole genome shotgun sequence.
TCTGAAGCCGATCAGTAAAAAAAATTTAGTGTTGATCCATGGCGATGCGTTGGTCGGAGATAATTAGGAAATTCAGGCGTATATGCTGATGCGCATGCCCTCTCAAGACTGGCGCTAGCAACGACTGCCTGCTATTTATTCATTCCTCTGCTGCTTCTGCTCCTGCAGGTACTTGACAGCAATAATTTACAAGTATAATTAATTTTCTCTATAGAGAGTATTATTTACTTCTACGTACTTGCTGTGCATTATCCACTGAATTTCTCTTGATTCCTTCAGGTCCTCACATTGCAGATCATTGATACATCGGCTTGCAGAGGAGGACGAGAGGATGAACGTGCTCCTCAGCACGGCGCAATGGGTGGTGGGCAAGGCCCTGACCCCCATTGCCGATGGTTTGCTGAAGGCTTGGGATGCTACCAACAACTTGGGACTCAACATTGAGGCCCTGCAGATGGAACTGCTACTCGTGCAGGCCACGCTCGAAACCGCCAGTCGCAAGCAGATCGGTGGTGAGGCCATGGAGAAGCTTCTGGGGAAGTTGCGGCACTCGGCGCACTGTGCAGAGGATTTGTTGGATGAGCTGGACTACTTTCGCATCCACGACGAGCTCCATGGCACATACGATGCCGTGGACCAGCATGCCAAGGGCAGCATCCACGACCTTGCTCTCAATGCTCATCACACCTTGAAAGGTTGTTGCAAACAGCTTGGTTGTGCTTGGTCACATGCTAGGAAGAGGCCACGCGACAATGCCTCAACACCAAATGCCAATCAGGTTTATGAGGAGGAGGTCAATGGACGCATGCCGAAGCTTGGTAAACTCCTCCCTTGCTCATCTTCTTCACATGTTCACGATTATAATTATGGCCAGTCAACTCTTTGTGGTGCACCAGAAAGAGAGCATGTGGAAGAAACACCAATGTTGAGGTTTAATAGGGTTGATGTGTCTGAAAGAATGAAGCACATTGTAGAGCAAATGAAACCTGTGCGTAAAGAAGTTACCAAGATTCTGCAGTGTTGTGACCGTATGACTGTCCCAGATATTGCCCAGACTCGTCTCATCACCACTAGTCAGAGTATAGAACCAAAACTATATGGGAGGGACCATATCATGAATACCATCATACATGATATGACCAAGGGCAAATACAATAGAAAGGGATTGAGTGTGCTTCTGATTGTCGGTCCAGGTGGAATAGGGAAGACAACTCTAATACAACACATATACAGAAAGCAACAAGTTCAAAATCATTTTCAAGTACTTATTTGGGTATGTGTGTCGCTCAGTTTCAATTTGAATAAGCTGCTAGAGGAGATTAAAACAAATATCCCTCCAGTTGAAGGTGAAAAAAATGGTAGAGCCGAAGAGTTGATTGAACAGAGATTAAAATCGAAAAGGTTCTTGCTTGTATTGGATGATATATGGGGGTGTAGTAATGAGGATGACTGGGAAAGGTTATTACTACCACTAAAAAAATCACAAGAAAATGGTAGCATGATTCTAGTCACAACTCGGTTTCCAGCAATAGCAAAGATGGTTAGAACAGCTGACCATCCAATACAGTTGGAAGGTATAGAATCTAAATATTTTAGGGAGTTATTCCATGCATTTGTCTTTGGTGATGATCAATGTAGAAGGGATCACACCTTTTTGCTTCAAATTGGAGAAAAGATTATGCTAAAACTGAAGGGATCACCACTTGCAGCAAAAACTGTTGGTAGATTACTGAGGAAGGACCTTAATTTGCGTCATTGGAGAAGGGTCCTAGAAAGTAAAGAATGGGAGAGGCAGACCGGTGTTAATGAAATTATGCCTGCCTTGAAGCTTAGCTATGACTATCTCCCTTTTCATCTGCAACAATGTTTtacctattctgcattgtttcctgAAGATTTTCATTTCAGTAGCAGCCAGCTGATCAACTTGTGGATAGGACTAGACATCTTACAACTTGGTGCTCGAAACCAAACATTTGAAGATATAggtttgagcaatttaaaagatttGGCCACACATGGATTTTTCAGAGAAGAGGAAACTAATGGTCATTCATATTATGTCATGCATGACCTGCTACATGATTTAGCATTGCAAGTTGCATCTCATGATTGTATTTGTTTGTATAGCTCCAACGTGGGATCAGTTGAAGTTCAACCATCCATTCGTCACTTGTCTATCATTATAGATGATGATACAGTGTCTCATAAAAACTTCAAGATTCAACTGAGAAAGCTGAAGACAATGTTGAATATTAAACAGTTGCATACTTTGATGTTATTTGGAAAAACAGATGAAAGTATTGCGAACGTTTTGGGTGATTTGTTTAGAGAAGCAAATGCTCTTCGTGTTCTCCATTTAGTTGACATGCCATATTCTGTGGAGTCCATTTTGCATAACTTCTCAGCACTTCTCCACCTAAGATACCTATGTTTGGGGACAAAGTATGGTAGGGAGATTCATTTGCCACTTGCCATTTCTAGACTTTATCATTTAAGGATTTTGGATCTTGGTTGGTGGTACAGTTGTTGTGATTTACCCAAAGACTTGAGCAACCTTGCAAAATTGCATCATTTTTATACCCCAAGTGATGAGCT
It contains:
- the LOC119338171 gene encoding putative disease resistance protein RGA3 produces the protein MNVLLSTAQWVVGKALTPIADGLLKAWDATNNLGLNIEALQMELLLVQATLETASRKQIGGEAMEKLLGKLRHSAHCAEDLLDELDYFRIHDELHGTYDAVDQHAKGSIHDLALNAHHTLKGCCKQLGCAWSHARKRPRDNASTPNANQVYEEEVNGRMPKLGKLLPCSSSSHVHDYNYGQSTLCGAPEREHVEETPMLRFNRVDVSERMKHIVEQMKPVRKEVTKILQCCDRMTVPDIAQTRLITTSQSIEPKLYGRDHIMNTIIHDMTKGKYNRKGLSVLLIVGPGGIGKTTLIQHIYRKQQVQNHFQVLIWVCVSLSFNLNKLLEEIKTNIPPVEGEKNGRAEELIEQRLKSKRFLLVLDDIWGCSNEDDWERLLLPLKKSQENGSMILVTTRFPAIAKMVRTADHPIQLEGIESKYFRELFHAFVFGDDQCRRDHTFLLQIGEKIMLKLKGSPLAAKTVGRLLRKDLNLRHWRRVLESKEWERQTGVNEIMPALKLSYDYLPFHLQQCFTYSALFPEDFHFSSSQLINLWIGLDILQLGARNQTFEDIGLSNLKDLATHGFFREEETNGHSYYVMHDLLHDLALQVASHDCICLYSSNVGSVEVQPSIRHLSIIIDDDTVSHKNFKIQLRKLKTMLNIKQLHTLMLFGKTDESIANVLGDLFREANALRVLHLVDMPYSVESILHNFSALLHLRYLCLGTKYGREIHLPLAISRLYHLRILDLGWWYSCCDLPKDLSNLAKLHHFYTPSDELHSGICNVGNLRLLEELKVFRVSKESEGFEPKQLEHLTELRELGIYNLENMQTEEEASKANLMEKNYLERLTLDWDSRRSNTEPVMEAVVLESLQPHRYLQELCIKGHGCPSCPTWLGDDLAVEALQSLHLSGVSWQCLPSLGKMFDLRKLVLEYIATIKQFVIEQSFCRLIRLQLVGLGCFENWVLSHDTQHMFPLLQVLVIRDCLKLLELPFSNHTDIDCFPELQELQIEDCPEFLLVPIPWTETLSSVKIRGVKLLQMFSYDSKSSSVYIFGKDDLQSLDQVLAFNKLVGLESLNLVECPPLELNHLLMLTSLKKLVAEKLDSVVVPAGGEGDVEWQHPLEHLVVQDLHGAASGKDLTELLTHLPRLSQLEIRNCKNITQLAVGVDMQQTTSDEDGLLLFSANLSDSVRELYIRFCPELVLVDNPSIVLPVRGGGGLQALRSLQRLRIFDSPKFFLSAKSSFSSPYCCPFPSSLQHLELNGVEGMGTLEPLSNLSSLTELILKSCGNDLICKGLGPLLTAGGQLRRLIIYGSPRFFAGWDPNPMRVLQDGGGEEQELHQLVSPLCSSKLQKLRTDEAMGLLDVPICSFLSSSLIHLDLSGTCKMERFTNEQEDALCLLASLQQLEFSRFDKLQHLPAGLHKLTNLKRLEVDSCPAIRSLPKDGLPISLEELSVCWCGNKELKQQCRGLVGTIPKIMLD